The following proteins are co-located in the Equus caballus isolate H_3958 breed thoroughbred chromosome 15, TB-T2T, whole genome shotgun sequence genome:
- the YPEL5 gene encoding protein yippee-like 5, whose product MGRIFLDHIGGTRLFSCANCDTILTNRSELISTRFTGATGRAFLFNKVVNLQYSEVQDRVMLTGRHMVRDVSCKNCNSKLGWIYEFATEDSQRYKEGRVILERALVRESEGFEEHVPSDNS is encoded by the exons ATGGGCAGAATTTTCCTTGATCACATCGGTGGTACCCGTCTGTTTTCTTGTGCAAACTGTGATACGATCCTGACCAACCGCTCAGAACTCATCTCCACTCGGTTCACAGGCGCCACTGGCAGagcatttctttttaacaag GTGGTTAACCTGCAGTACAGTGAAGTTCAAGACCGGGTCATGCTCACTGGCCGCCACATGGTTCGAGATGTGAGCTGCAAAAACTGCAATAGCAAACTGGGATGGATCTATGAGTTTGCCACTGAAGACAGCCAGCGTTATAAGGAAGGCCGTGTGATCCTGGAACGTGCTCTAGTTCGAGAGAGTGAGGGCTTTGAGGAGCATGTACCATCTGATAACtcttga